In a genomic window of Muntiacus reevesi chromosome 1, mMunRee1.1, whole genome shotgun sequence:
- the LOC136167185 gene encoding COP9 signalosome complex subunit 4-like isoform X2, which translates to MAAAVPQDLAQLMNSSGSHKDLAGKYRQILEKAIQLSGAEQLEALKAFVESMVNENVSLVISRQLLTDFCTHLPNLPDSTAKEIYHFTLEKIQPRVISFEEQVASIRQHLASIYEKEEDWRNAAQVLVGIPLETGQKQYNVDYKLETYLKIARLYLEDDDPVQAEAYINRASLLQNESTNEQLQIHYKVCYARVLDYRRKFIEAAQRYNELSYKTIVHESERLEALKHALHCTILASAGQQRSRMLATLFKDERCQQLAAYGILEKMYLDRIIRGNQLQEFAAMLMPHQKATTADGSSILDRAVIEHNLLSASKLYNNITFEELGALLEIPAAKFILKHEKPCQHGTNRSSHSVSR; encoded by the exons ATGGCGGCAGCCGTGCCACAGGATTTGGCCCAGCTCATGAATTCGAGCGGCTCTCATAAAGATCTGGCGGGCAAGTATCGTCAGATCCTGGAAAAAGCCATTCAGTTATCTGGGGCAGAACAACTAGAAGCTTTGAAAGCTTTTGTGGAATCAATGGTAAATGAGAATGTCAGCCTCGTGATCTCTCGCCAGTTGCTGACTGATTTCTGCACCCATCTCCCTAACCTGCCTGatagcacagccaaagaaatctaTCATTTCACCTTGGAAAAGATCCAGCCTAGAGTCATTTCATTTGAGGAGCAGGTTGCTTCCATAAGACAGCATCTTGCGTCCATATATGAAAAAGAGGAAGACTGGAGAAATGCAGCCCAAGTGTTGGTGGGAATCCCTTTGGAAACAGGACAAAAACAATACAATGTTGATTATAAACTGGAGACCTATCTGAAGATTGCTCGGCTATATCTGGAGGACGATGATCCAGTCCAGGCAGAGGCTTACATAAATCGGGCATCGTTGCTCCAGAATGAATCAACCAATGAACAGTTACAGATACATTATAAGGTATGCTATGCACGTGTTCTTGATTATAGAAGAAAATTCATTGAAGCTGCACAGAGGTACAATGAACTCTCTTACAAAACAatagtgcatgaaagtgaaagactagAGGCCTTAAAACATGCTCTGCACTGTACCATCTTAGCGTCAGCAGGACAGCAGCGTTCTCGGATGCTAGCTACTCTTTTTAAGGATGAAAGGTGCCAGCAGCTTGCTGCTTACGGAATCCTAGAGAAAATGTACCTAGATAGGATCATCAGAGGAAATCAACTTCAAGAATTTGCTGCCATGCTGATGCCTCACCAGAAAGCAACTACAGCTGATGGTTCTAGCATCTTGGACAGAGCTGTTATTGAACACAATTTATTGTCTGCAAgcaaattatataataatattaccTTTGAAGAACTTGGAGCCCTTTTAGAGATTCCTGCAGCTAAG TTCATTTTGAAACACGAGAAGCCCTGCCAACATGGGACAAACAGATCCAGTCACTCTGTTTCCAGGTGA
- the LOC136167185 gene encoding COP9 signalosome complex subunit 4-like isoform X1, protein MAAAVPQDLAQLMNSSGSHKDLAGKYRQILEKAIQLSGAEQLEALKAFVESMVNENVSLVISRQLLTDFCTHLPNLPDSTAKEIYHFTLEKIQPRVISFEEQVASIRQHLASIYEKEEDWRNAAQVLVGIPLETGQKQYNVDYKLETYLKIARLYLEDDDPVQAEAYINRASLLQNESTNEQLQIHYKVCYARVLDYRRKFIEAAQRYNELSYKTIVHESERLEALKHALHCTILASAGQQRSRMLATLFKDERCQQLAAYGILEKMYLDRIIRGNQLQEFAAMLMPHQKATTADGSSILDRAVIEHNLLSASKLYNNITFEELGALLEIPAAKAEKIASQMITEGRMNGFIDQIDGIVHFETREALPTWDKQIQSLCFQVNNLLEKISQTAPEWTAQAMEAQMAQ, encoded by the coding sequence ATGGCGGCAGCCGTGCCACAGGATTTGGCCCAGCTCATGAATTCGAGCGGCTCTCATAAAGATCTGGCGGGCAAGTATCGTCAGATCCTGGAAAAAGCCATTCAGTTATCTGGGGCAGAACAACTAGAAGCTTTGAAAGCTTTTGTGGAATCAATGGTAAATGAGAATGTCAGCCTCGTGATCTCTCGCCAGTTGCTGACTGATTTCTGCACCCATCTCCCTAACCTGCCTGatagcacagccaaagaaatctaTCATTTCACCTTGGAAAAGATCCAGCCTAGAGTCATTTCATTTGAGGAGCAGGTTGCTTCCATAAGACAGCATCTTGCGTCCATATATGAAAAAGAGGAAGACTGGAGAAATGCAGCCCAAGTGTTGGTGGGAATCCCTTTGGAAACAGGACAAAAACAATACAATGTTGATTATAAACTGGAGACCTATCTGAAGATTGCTCGGCTATATCTGGAGGACGATGATCCAGTCCAGGCAGAGGCTTACATAAATCGGGCATCGTTGCTCCAGAATGAATCAACCAATGAACAGTTACAGATACATTATAAGGTATGCTATGCACGTGTTCTTGATTATAGAAGAAAATTCATTGAAGCTGCACAGAGGTACAATGAACTCTCTTACAAAACAatagtgcatgaaagtgaaagactagAGGCCTTAAAACATGCTCTGCACTGTACCATCTTAGCGTCAGCAGGACAGCAGCGTTCTCGGATGCTAGCTACTCTTTTTAAGGATGAAAGGTGCCAGCAGCTTGCTGCTTACGGAATCCTAGAGAAAATGTACCTAGATAGGATCATCAGAGGAAATCAACTTCAAGAATTTGCTGCCATGCTGATGCCTCACCAGAAAGCAACTACAGCTGATGGTTCTAGCATCTTGGACAGAGCTGTTATTGAACACAATTTATTGTCTGCAAgcaaattatataataatattaccTTTGAAGAACTTGGAGCCCTTTTAGAGATTCCTGCAGCTAAGGCAGAAAAGATAGCATCGCAAATGATCACAGAAGGACGTATGAATGGATTTATTGATCAGATTGATGGAATAGTTCATTTTGAAACACGAGAAGCCCTGCCAACATGGGACAAACAGATCCAGTCACTCTGTTTCCAGGTGAATAACCTGTTGGAGAAAATCAGCCAGACAGCCCCAGAATGGACAGCACAAGCCATGGAGGCCCAGATGGCGCAGTGA